GCTCCCGCATCCTGTACGGGTACTGGATGACCATCTGGCAGGGAGTGGAAGCCTTCCGCAAATGGACCGGAGGGCAGGAACCCGACGTGGAAGTCATGACGAAAACAATGCTGGAGCACCTGGCGAATAAATGAAGAACCTGCGCATGCAGGAGAGGGAAAGACGCTCCTGCATGCGCAGGCCCTGGAAACCAGTCCGGAGGTGAAGGTATTGAAGATACTGAGATGGCTGGATGAACACTTCGAAGAGTATATCCTGAGCGGTCTGCTCGTTGTCATTGCCGTCGTCATGATGCTCCAGGTCATCATGCGCTATGTCTTCAACGCATCGCTGTCATGGGCGGAAGAGGCTTCCCGGTACGCTTTCGTATGGTCAGCCCTCGTGAGCATCGGATACACTATCAAGGAAAACAGCATTCTCAAGGTCGACACCCTTGTTGAAGCCCTGCCCGCCGGTTTGAAGCATCTCCTGATCACGCTGATCAACCTTTCTGTCACTCTTTTCTTCGGTTATCTTTTTATCAGCTCGATCCCGGCGGTCAAAAGAGTCGTTCTGACAGGACAGACCAGCCCTGCCCTGAAAATCCCCCTGGGTTGGATTTATTTTGCGGCCATCGCGGGCTTTTTCCTGGCAACGGTGAGGTCCATCCAGAAAACGGGACAGGACCTGGGCGTATCGATCCGGAAGAAGGGGGCCTGAAAATGGTTTTGACTCTGTTCCTTATCCTGCTCGGCGGTCTTGCCCTCGGAATCCCCATTGCGGTTGCCCTTGGATTTGCAACGATCTTTCCTGGCCTCACGACCCCCGGTTTTCCCGCTTCGCTGGCGTATGTCGTACGGAATATCGTAAGCGCCCTCGACAGCACGCCTATGCTGGCCATTCCTCTTTTCATCCTCTCAGGAAACATCATGACCAAGGGCAAGATTTCTGACAAACTCTTTAATTTCTTCGCCTTTTTTATAGGAAATTTCCCCGCGGGAATACCCATGACGGCCATCGTAACCTGCCTCTTTTACGGCGCGATTTCCGGGTCAGGCGTAGCCACTACAGCAGCTGTGGGCGGCATGGCAATACCCTTTTTGGTCTCTCTCGGGTATGACAAGGTTTACAGCGCCGCGCTGGTGGCCACGGCGGGCAGCCTCGGGGTCATCATCCCTCCGAGCATTCCCTTCGTCACCTACGGTGTTGTCACCGGGGTGTCCATCGGTAGTCTCTTTATTGCAGGCATCATCCCGGGGCTCGTCATCGGCCTGAGCCTTATGGGATACGCATTTTTCTACGCCAAGGTGCACGGCGAGGACAGACGAAAAATCGCCGAGAAAGTGAAAGCTCTCCGGTCGGGAGGAATTCTGGCTCTTTTCAAAGAGAGCTTCTGGGCGCTCCTTGCGCCTGTGATCATTCTCGGCGGGATCTACAGCGGTATCGTGACCCCTACCGAGGCTGCCGCCGTCTCCGTTTTTTACGCCCTCCTGGTGTGCCTTTTCATCTATAAAAGCCTGTCCTTCAGAGAACTGGGTGCTGTCCTGACGGACACCGTCAAATCCTATGCCCCCATCGTCGTACTGCTCTCCCTGGCAATTGTCTTCGGAAGGGTACTTGCCCTCCTCCAGGCTCCCGTTGCACTGCGGGATTTTATCCTGAGCTATTTCGCTGGGAACAAGTACATTTTTCTTCTTGGCCTCAATGCAATCCTCCTCGTTCTTGGAATGTTCATGGACGTGGGACCGGCAATTGCCATTCTCGCTCCCATGATGCTAGCTTCGGCCACAGCCCTCGGAATAAACCCCGTCCACCTGGGAGTCATCATGGTGGTCAACCTTGCCATCGGCATGGCGACTCCGCCGTTCGGAGTCGACCTGTTCGTCGCAGCACCGCTCATAAAGGAACAGGTCATGAAAGTCGGCATGAAGGCAATTCCGTTCATTCTGGCCTTTATCTTCGCTCTTTTCCTGATAACCTTCATTCCCCAGATGAGCCTGCTGTTCCTGTAATACCGGGAAGTGAGGCTGAAGTTTTTACATTCCTGGACGGAGCCATTTTCCTTCGTCCACAAGGGAGGTGAAAAAGACAAAAACTGGCCCAGCCTGCACAGGAAAAAGCTGTTCCGGCGATTTTGAAAAAGAACCGGGGAAAATCATGAAAAAGGAGGGGTATGTAATGAAGCAGGTCAGGTTGTTTTCTCTGTTTTTGGGAGTCGCTTTCGTTGCGTCGGTGATGTTCGGATTTGCAGGTCAGGTGGCGGCGCAGGAGTTCACGCTGCAGCTGGCGGGAGCCTATCCTTCCACCGGGGAAACCCCGAGGGCTCTGGCTACAGAAAAGATTAAGGAACTTATCGAGACGAAGTCCAACGGTAAGATCAAAGTGCAGATCTTCCTCGACAACCAGCTCGGCGGCGACCGGGAAATTCTCGAGGGATGCCAGCTGGGCGACATTGCCATGGTTTCCCAGACGACAGCTCCCCAGGTAGGATTTATTCCTGAACTCGCCATTTTTGACATCCCCATGCTGTACGAGAACCTGGACGTGGCGAGAAAAGCCCTTTCCGGTCCGTTCAGGGCAAAGCTCGAAGAGTGGTATGACAAAGCCGGTCTCAAGCTCCTCCTTTTCGAACCCATCTATTACCGCGAAACAACGACCAGCAGGCCCATTAATACCGTTGCCGATTTCGCCGGCCTCAAGATCCGCACCATGGAAAACGAATACCACATGGCCTTCTGGAAAGCTCTCGGGGCCAACCCGACTCCGCTGAGCTTCGCGGAACTGTATGTCGCCCTTCAGCAGGGAACAGTGGATGCCCAGGAAAACCCGTACGAAATCATCTGGTCCAGCAAATTTTACGAGGTCCAGAAATTTCTCATCAATACCCACCACATTGCGTTCATACTCAGCATCAACATCAATAAGGGCATCTACGAGGGCATGCCCGCTGAATACAAGGCTATAATCAACGAAAGCATGAAAGAAGCTGCAGATTATCTCTTCGACCTCGCAAAGGCAAAGAATGACGCCATGCTGACCTCCCTCAAGGGAACAGGCATGACCATCGTCGATCCTGATCCCGCTCTCCAGGCCGAACTCAAAAAAGCCGCGGCGGAAACGGAAAAGCTGATCCGCAAGAATGTCGGCGACGCAGTTGTAGAAGAACTTCTGAAGTCGGCCGAGGAGGCAAAGAAGTAGCGGTTCCTGCAATCGCACCGAAGAACAGCCCGGACTCGAAAGGGTCCGGGCTGTTCTTTT
The DNA window shown above is from Aminivibrio pyruvatiphilus and carries:
- a CDS encoding TRAP transporter small permease; this encodes MKILRWLDEHFEEYILSGLLVVIAVVMMLQVIMRYVFNASLSWAEEASRYAFVWSALVSIGYTIKENSILKVDTLVEALPAGLKHLLITLINLSVTLFFGYLFISSIPAVKRVVLTGQTSPALKIPLGWIYFAAIAGFFLATVRSIQKTGQDLGVSIRKKGA
- a CDS encoding TRAP transporter large permease, with translation MVLTLFLILLGGLALGIPIAVALGFATIFPGLTTPGFPASLAYVVRNIVSALDSTPMLAIPLFILSGNIMTKGKISDKLFNFFAFFIGNFPAGIPMTAIVTCLFYGAISGSGVATTAAVGGMAIPFLVSLGYDKVYSAALVATAGSLGVIIPPSIPFVTYGVVTGVSIGSLFIAGIIPGLVIGLSLMGYAFFYAKVHGEDRRKIAEKVKALRSGGILALFKESFWALLAPVIILGGIYSGIVTPTEAAAVSVFYALLVCLFIYKSLSFRELGAVLTDTVKSYAPIVVLLSLAIVFGRVLALLQAPVALRDFILSYFAGNKYIFLLGLNAILLVLGMFMDVGPAIAILAPMMLASATALGINPVHLGVIMVVNLAIGMATPPFGVDLFVAAPLIKEQVMKVGMKAIPFILAFIFALFLITFIPQMSLLFL
- a CDS encoding TRAP transporter substrate-binding protein, producing the protein MKQVRLFSLFLGVAFVASVMFGFAGQVAAQEFTLQLAGAYPSTGETPRALATEKIKELIETKSNGKIKVQIFLDNQLGGDREILEGCQLGDIAMVSQTTAPQVGFIPELAIFDIPMLYENLDVARKALSGPFRAKLEEWYDKAGLKLLLFEPIYYRETTTSRPINTVADFAGLKIRTMENEYHMAFWKALGANPTPLSFAELYVALQQGTVDAQENPYEIIWSSKFYEVQKFLINTHHIAFILSININKGIYEGMPAEYKAIINESMKEAADYLFDLAKAKNDAMLTSLKGTGMTIVDPDPALQAELKKAAAETEKLIRKNVGDAVVEELLKSAEEAKK